The Chloroflexus aggregans DSM 9485 genome segment CTATAATCGGCTTGACCACTGCCGTAGCGCAACAGACCGTAGGCGTTGTACGGGACACCGTTCCGCAGTTGCATATCTTTGAAGCGGTACATGATTACCCGCTCGACACCGGCCTGGCGCAGCATTGCCATCGCCCGAATCAGATAATTGGCCTGTGTTTCCGGGTCTATACTCTGTTCGCCGGTGCGGTCGGTCGGACTATCGGCCCAGCCGAACTCGGTAACCCAGATCGGTTTAGGGCCAAGCCGCGCGGCCAGCGTCTGAATCGCACCGATTCCAACCGTATCAATCGATCCGGCTTCAGGGCCAAGCGGATCGGTGTATGGATGAAGTGCGATAACATCAAACGACCCCCATGCGCCATTATCGGCAATGGCTTGCAGGAATGAACCGGCCGGTTCAGGTGAAACAATCCCGGCTGCCAGCACTGTCGCGCCCGGATCAGCACCTTTGATCGCCGGATAGACTGCACGCAACAGGGCCGCATACGCTGCCGGATTAGGAGATGGTCGCCAGTAGACCGGGTTGTCCGGTTCATTCCAGACCTGCCAATAGCGCACACGATCTTTATAGCGATTGACGACGGTCGCGGCAAAGTTGGCGAAAAGTTGTGGATCAGGCGGGTAGAAGCTTCCTTGCTCTGGTGGAATATAATCGTCCGCCGGATCAGGCGTACCCCAACCGACTGCCGGGTTGAGCAACCCCACGATCGTAATGCCACGCTTTACTAACTCATTGACCGCCCGATCGGTAAATGTCCAATCAAATTGACCGGGACGAGGTTCGATGCGGCCCCACTGAAATTCCTCACGGACCCAACCCATTCCACTTTGGGCAATCACGTTGGCGGGCCGATTCAGCGAGTCGGGAAACGGATAACTGGCCGCAATATGGGTGTTGGCCCCAAATACGGAAGGACTGGCCGATTGCACCATCGGCACCGGCGACGACCAAGTGTTCAAGCAGAGCACAACAAGAACGATCCATAGGCCGAGATGACGGATATAACGCATACTCGCATACTCCCTAACAAGACACAACCGATCTGACAACCCTTAGTGTACCATCTCGCTCAATTGAAAACGGTAACATCTTTGCAAAACCTCTGTTCGATAAAATGTGCAACAAGATGAAGGGCAGACCGCTCGGCGGCGACTGCCCTGAACGATGAGATAACCGTTTGAGCGGCGTCTACCGTAGAATTAACGGGATCAGCACCGTCACCGGTTCTGGCACATTGATAGGTAACGAGTAGACCAACGATGGTAAACCGGCCGCATCGATAAAGCGCACATACAGCACCGACGCATTGGTGAATGTGGTCAGTGCCAACTCATTGGGTAACGGCAGAGCAATTTCGGAGCGGTAGGGTAGACGCCACGGATTGGCAAAGTCGCGACGTGTGCTCACTTCGACAAGTTGTGTCTCCGGTGGTGCTTGGACGTGGATCACCAGCGTTCGATTTTCAATGGATGCCGGCTCTAGCCGATAGGCCGGCGCCACACCTAAACCACTAACTGTGAACGTCTGTGTGATCGGGTCTGAGACGTTGCCTACCAGATTAACAGCGCGAAACTCAACGACATACTCACCGTCGTACAGCGGTAATTCGACGTGAACAATCTCGCGGGTTTGGTCAAACGTACCATCAACCGGTAGCGCAAGCTGCCAATCACTGTCTCCAACCCGATACTCTACCGACCGGATCGGATTAATGCTGACGTCAGGCTGTACCGGCGAGGGATAACCCAGATCACGAACCATCAACTCTACCACCGGACGATGGCTGAGCGTTTGCCCAGTAGCGGTAAGCGTGATCGTCGGCGTCGTATCGAGTACATCAATCACGCCATCACCATCGCTATCACGATAACCAAGCTGCGCCCGCGCCGATGCGTCAACCGCACCGATAGTAAAGCTGTTGATCAGTTCACGCATAATGCTAGGCTCGTCAGTACCGCAATTGTTGAACATACTGTTGGTCGTCGGTGCAAACAGATAGCCACTCCGCTGATCGCAGCTCACACCTGCCGCACTATACTGACCGAGTGCGCCGAAGAGATGGGCAAATTCGTGGGCGATAACGGCACGCAGCCACCGAGTCGTGTACGGCCCACCATCGGATGTGATGACGCTCAATGGGCCGTTGAGGTAGGCATAGGCAAAGCGACCATCGGCAAAGTAGCCATCATCGCGGGCACTATTGACAATAAATATTGTCGTCGCCCAATCAGCACTACGCTGATCGCGCAGATCAAACGCAACACGGTACGCTTGCTCAATATAGTTACCACCGTTGTAGCCCAGTTTCTGCAACACGTCACCAATCCAGAGACCTTCTTGCGCAATGCCATGGTGAATCGGTTCATAGTTGGTCGGCGCCGTCTGAACAACCAGGTCAAACGCTAGCCGGGCAGCAGGCAATCGATCGCGCCACCAGTCGAGAGCGGCTTGCGTTTCGCTTACAACCTGCTCGATCTGATCAGGCGTCCAATCCTCATCTGACGGATCGATCAGCCCATTGCTTTCAGGCAACACCAACCGCACGGCCACCCGACCGGCGAGGTACTGGCTCGGTAGGCGGAGATCTTCGTCGGTGGCAAAGGCAAGGGTGGCTGGTGGCGGTGCGATCAGCACATCATTCGGCGGTGGAGCAAATTCAGGCGTTGTAACCGACGGAGCCGCGTGGATCAAGGCTACCGGTGTTATGCTCAAGCAAAGTAGCAGGCTGAGAAGAAGTCTGGTATGCATAGCGGTCTCACTCGGCTAAAGTGAGAGAAGAGGCAAAGCCGGTTTCTATCTGTACTGTAGCCGAGCAAGACCGTTTTGTAGAGAGACGAAGGAGTCCTGTTGTAGATTGACAAAAGGGATTAGACAATCACGACAATAGGTAGGAGTAGTGTACTAATACCTTTTCCATCAAAGCAATGTTTTCAGTTGTGATGGGAATGGCTATAATAACAAATACCGGTCTCTATACCATAGGAGATTGTATGCGTTCGATGATCTCATGGCTGACGAACATTCGTGCTACCAACGAAGATAATCTCCGACGTGGGCGCACAACGGTTGTTGTTGCTTTAGTCATGATCTGTTTAGCAGTACTGGCAATCCCCCTCACATTGTTTAACAGTAACCCGATCATTTCACTCGCTATTATCGTCGCCGGGATTACCGCTTACCTGATCACCATTGCGATCACTCGTCTAGGGTACGTTACCATAGGTGGTTTGACATTAATCGCATTCATTACCCTACCGATACTCACACCAATCGTTATCCAAAGCTCGCCGACCAGCCCGCTTACATCACCTTTTTACCTCATTCTGTCTATCTTGGTCGCCGGTCTGACCTTACGTCCGGTATTCATCTGGCTGGTCTTGATTGCGAATGTTGTCGGTCTCTTTATTGCGTGGTCCGTTGCCAACACACCAATCTTTACCGATCCGCTCGAAACTCCCCTTACCCTCGCTGCACTCTTTCTACAAGTTGGTACTGCGTGGTTTACGTTTATCGGTGGACAGATTACCGACAACGCCCTCAAAGAAGCCCGTCGCTCGAGCAATGAAGCACGGCAAACCGCTGCTCGATTGGCCGAACTCAACACCACCCTCGAATTGCAGGTCGAACAACGCACGAAAGCCCTACAAACCGCGTTGCACGATCTAGAACAACGGACTGCCGAACAAGCGCGCTTACTCGCCGAAAATGAGCAGCAACGCCAAGTCATCCGCGAGCTTAGTGTTCCGGTCCTCCCGGTACACGATACGACTCTTGTCATGCCCTTGATC includes the following:
- a CDS encoding zinc metalloprotease, with product MHTRLLLSLLLCLSITPVALIHAAPSVTTPEFAPPPNDVLIAPPPATLAFATDEDLRLPSQYLAGRVAVRLVLPESNGLIDPSDEDWTPDQIEQVVSETQAALDWWRDRLPAARLAFDLVVQTAPTNYEPIHHGIAQEGLWIGDVLQKLGYNGGNYIEQAYRVAFDLRDQRSADWATTIFIVNSARDDGYFADGRFAYAYLNGPLSVITSDGGPYTTRWLRAVIAHEFAHLFGALGQYSAAGVSCDQRSGYLFAPTTNSMFNNCGTDEPSIMRELINSFTIGAVDASARAQLGYRDSDGDGVIDVLDTTPTITLTATGQTLSHRPVVELMVRDLGYPSPVQPDVSINPIRSVEYRVGDSDWQLALPVDGTFDQTREIVHVELPLYDGEYVVEFRAVNLVGNVSDPITQTFTVSGLGVAPAYRLEPASIENRTLVIHVQAPPETQLVEVSTRRDFANPWRLPYRSEIALPLPNELALTTFTNASVLYVRFIDAAGLPSLVYSLPINVPEPVTVLIPLILR
- a CDS encoding STAS domain-containing protein, yielding MRSMISWLTNIRATNEDNLRRGRTTVVVALVMICLAVLAIPLTLFNSNPIISLAIIVAGITAYLITIAITRLGYVTIGGLTLIAFITLPILTPIVIQSSPTSPLTSPFYLILSILVAGLTLRPVFIWLVLIANVVGLFIAWSVANTPIFTDPLETPLTLAALFLQVGTAWFTFIGGQITDNALKEARRSSNEARQTAARLAELNTTLELQVEQRTKALQTALHDLEQRTAEQARLLAENEQQRQVIRELSVPVLPVHDTTLVMPLIGALDTARLVDMQQQALNQIEHTNARKLLIDVTGVPVIDTQVAKGLLQLVEAARLMGTQVILVGIRPEVAQTLVTLGIDLHHIRTYSTLQAALARR